A single Argentina anserina chromosome 7, drPotAnse1.1, whole genome shotgun sequence DNA region contains:
- the LOC126803109 gene encoding uncharacterized protein LOC126803109, whose translation MSVCCMCGDVGFPDKLFRCNKCRNRFQHSYCSNYYSEYAEPIELCDWCRSEETSTTRHGGGSSSKKSAASASRSEYSGDKIKQHDHHTPRDQEMGGSGEKAAAGKNHSSPVPSPRTATRRYKLLKDVMC comes from the exons atgaGTGTTTGCTGCATGTGCGGTGACGTGGGTTTTCCTGACAAGCTCTTCCGCTGCAACAAATGCCGCAACCGCTTTCAACACTC GTATTGCAGCAACTACTATAGTGAATACGCGGAACCGATTGAGCTATGCGATTGGTGCCGAAGTGAAGAGACGAGCACGACTAGGCACGGCGGAGGTAGCTCTTCTAAGAAATCGGCAGCTTCTGCGAGCCGGTCGGAGTATTCTGGGGACAAGATCAAGCAACACGATCATCATACACCCCGTGATCAAGAGATGGGTGGTAGCGGAGAGAAGGCGGCCGCAGGGAAGAACCACAGCAGCCCTGTGCCGTCTCCGAGAACCGCTACACGAAGGTATAAGCTTCTGAAGGATGTAATGTGTTGA